The Rhinoraja longicauda isolate Sanriku21f chromosome 42, sRhiLon1.1, whole genome shotgun sequence genomic interval CCCAAGGCAACTTTTCTTCAACTGTTACAGCCATGACACTTCAAAGAGCTGGTGTGGCTAATTAATTTTTAAGAATAGAAGGTGACCCTCACCATTCCTCTAGGCAAGCTGCAGAATAGCACTGAAAGCTTGCAGGCAGGTTGCTCGTGGTTTTTCTTTGTCTTATGGCAACCAAGCAGAGAATGGGAAAACTTCTCCTTTATCTCCCTCTTAATTCTCCCTGCTTCTGAGAGAACTAACCTGCTGAGGTTCTCTGCCCCTGAACTAACTGACATTCAGCGCAAACCCATATGCACTCTGCGTGCCGCTGCAAGTTTCCCCTCTTCCTGTCCTTACTTCCGTCGAACCTGGAATGTAGTGTTACTTATTTCCACAAATTGGGCCTTTATCCTCAAGTCATTAATGAGTTCCAAAAAATATGCTTGGCATACATTTGTGATTGGACACAAATGTTaattattataaataaataaaaattgcaatGTACAAAAGTAAAGGGGTAAAATAGTTATTATTTTAAGCCTACTTCATTAGTGCAGGCATAATTTTGAAATGTGCATTACCTGTGTTGTGCAATCTTTGTGCAAAATCGCTACGCTGAATTTCTAAGCATGTATCTATTGCATTATAAAAGGAGTCAGATGAGTGTTTATTATTTTCTCATGATAAATAATGCACTCCTGATTCCACGCTTGTTCACTGCGCAAAGTAGGTTTATTGTGCTAAAAAAATTAAGGCTCATTTTTATAGGGATAACGACATATTTCCATCCAATGCAAGCTAATCGTTCCATCAGTGCACCAGGCTCCCCCCTCTGTTCTCATCTGGAGACCTTCATAAGTGCACTTATTCAATGTGCACCTCTTGCAATTATGCGCAAACGCCTTTTGTGTTAAGCTgttattaaaaatattttcaaaaaaaTAGCACTGGATTAATACTTCCATCGTGATGCCATGAGATTTGAATTCTAGTAACTTCACTTGGCACTATGGATATCAAAGCCAGCTAAATCTGCAGGACTTCATTGCAAATTGCAGCCAAGGAGACAGAGCAAAGAAATGGTGTAAAGGAAGCACTAGAAAATGGGTGGTGTTTAGTGGAATGGATCTCTGCCTCAAAGTTCTCAATGCAGAGTTTTAGGTGTCAGTCTGACAATGATGGGAAATTTTAACTGGTGGGTGACCATAGAGGACGAGGAAGCTTCAGCTCTTTGGATTTTGGGCCGCAGTTGGAGAGGGTGCTTGTGTGGCTAAGAAGGATGGAGGTTGAGGGCATAACTGCGAATGGGGTGATGAAGCTTGATAAAAGAAACACCACTTACAGGAGTTAGACTGTGGGGTAGGTTTGGCAGCCAGCAAGTGGGATGAAATAGGATTAGAGAAGAGATGGCTTTGGGAGGGGAGGTGCAGGGTTTTTTGGGTGGAGGAGTAATCTTTGGCAGAATtggtgggttttttttaaacgtaGGCAGGATTCTGGCCCTTTATCCTGTCATTTTCCCTAGTTGATTTTGCAGTGTAAAGTGTATGTGTGTAATGTAATAAATGCAGCATGTTTGAAGTCCTGAGACCATGTATTTAATTTCATAGCTCGAGGTTTGTATTTGCCTCCTTTGATTTTAATTAATATTTGCTCCATATGTCACTGCAAACTTATACTGGCTTTCACCATAACCTGAATCTCAGTGCTGTatatggtatcattgtaaattgtccctcgtgtgagtaggatagtgttggtgagcgtggattgctggtcagtgtggattcagtgggctgaagggcctgtttccgaactgtatctctaaactgaaccagcACCATGACTACTGCCAGCAGCCTTTCATGAGAGAAACATCATACCAGAGCTGTCTTGGTAAGATGTTTATAACATTTATCACTGCTCTCCGTAAAGCCCAATTCATTTCTGAATGATTTTAACAAAAAGGTTCTcgttataaaaaaaaaaattccccaaTGTGCTCTCGATCAGTAGTTTTGGAAGGCACCTCGTCAATAGCAGGGTGCATGCAACAACTATTGTCTGATATGCATTAACGTTTCCTCATGAGTTCCACATGGGAGCAGAAGCTACCTTTTCCATATTACCAAAAGTTAGATTTGCATACCAATAAATGCAGCCCCTTTGTTCCAGGAAAAATCCCATATTTTTATTTTCCCAATTGTAGGATCTGATCTATAAGGGAACAATCTGCCCTCGTGGCAACTTATCCTGGTGGACATTGTTCCTGTTAATAATTGGTGATGTTATTCAGTTGAGAGGCATCACTGCCAAACCCGATCCTGTATTCATTTTGGTGAGGCAACACAGCTGAGCCAATTGGGAGATGTGATTTATCAGGTCCCATTAAGTAGTATGCCAAGAGCTTGTTGGGGAAGATAACTTTTAATACATTGAATGgggctttgtgtcttttcttcccAATGCTGCATTTATTGGAGAAATGGGCCTGTCACTCTTTACAGGATGACTTGTGCTGCAAAAGTTCTGGGTTGTGCACAGGATCAGCTTTGGTTAGAGTTGTTCTCAGTTGGTTTATTGTCGAGGTCAGGCACGGAGCGTGGTCACTTAAATTCAGTGGGTTTGTGCCAATTAAACTGTTGTTGGGCAAGAGCTGGCAGAGAAAGGGAGCAAGTCTGGGGGGAATAGAACTTTGTTGTAACACAATCTGCCTGTATCCCAGTTCGCATGGCCTGTTATTATCTGTATTTGTTGTGTGCAGGTACGAGAACAAGTTTGTGAAGTTTTTCAAAAGCAAACCAGACCTGCCGCCAGGCCTTAACGCAGATGAATCCGACAAAAGCAAGCAGCAACAGTCAAAGCAGGACGGAGAGCTAGTTGGGTTATCCAAGTCAGCTAAACGCAACTTCAAGCGCAAAGAGAAGCGCAAACAGCAGCAGGAGTGTGACGGCACCGCCGAGGCCGATGAGCTGAGCCAAACGTTGCAGAAAACCACCATTGCTGGTGGCAGTGGCAATCCAAGCCCGCTGGCGGCGGCTGCACTGCAGGGGGACCACGACGGAGCAGAGAAGGCGAAAAAGGTAAAAAACCTCAAAAAAAAACTGCGCCAAATCGATGAACTACAGCAAAAGCTAGACTCTGGCGAGATTAAGCAGGCGACAAAGGAGCAGCTGGAAAAGCTGAGCCGCCGGAAACAGCTGATGGAGGAGCTGGAGGATGTGGAACTGGGTTTATAGGGGAAATGTGTACGCTTCCAAGGAGACGAGGAGTGTTACGATTCCATAGCCATGCCAAGTAACTGTCAGACAATAAATGGGTATGCATCCTACCGAGACCAAGGGTCACTTGATGGGACATCAATGCCCATGCTGGCCCTTGTAATTGTGCGGCCTTTCATGTTGGTTTTAACAGAACTGATGGAACTATTTTTTAAACTCTCCTTCGTATGTGCAAGAAAGTGATATGGGATTAATGTACTGTACAGACTGTCAATAGACTGCATTGAGTCTTTGCTGTTACACTACGTGACTTTGCGCTGTGCCTCTCGCTGTGTGCCCGTCCTGAACCAGGGGGCTCGCCATGCTGAGAAGCCTGGAAATCATCTCGGGTGCTTTCCACGTAATGGAGGAAAAAAACAGTCCAGTGTTTAATTCGCCAGACATGGTTACAGCACTTTTTTTCCCCCACCTCCTTTCCAAGTCTCGCGTCTCCTTTTGTGCATTGAATTTGGATTGAGAAAACAAATTAATGATGGGGAATAAGATGTATTACCAAATGGGAACATTGAAATCAAAATGACCCTCTTTGGGATGCCATTGCACTAAATGATATCTGCCGATTATTTTTCGAATTGTGCTTGCTCCCATTGTGTGGGATAATTAAATGATATTTGTATAACTCCCATGCGGTGAACTCTTGTCTAAAGgttttaataaaataatttttCTGTGTCCTTACGTTGCAGAGCGAGCATGATCAAAGATATTTCTTCTGTATACAAGTGCCAGCTATGCTTCACTGGTATAACAATACAATGCATTAGTGATTTGAGCTAATTGAATTCAATGCTACTGTTGACTTGTttctttatttttgattttctgtTTGTGTAATTGGTATCATTTCATAGTTGTGCCATTTTCTCCGTGGACCGCAAGCCGTTCCGAGTAATGGAAGCTCGACCTACACTCCAGCTTCTGCACTAATTCATCCCACTGTGAAGTTCTTTGACACACTTCTGGGGACAAGGCGCAAAGTGAATGCAAATCTCTCCCAAGTTGCCCATCTGCATTGAATGCAGACATGCATGGAGTTAGGCTGGTACATGCACACTCACTACCATGTGGGACACGCGTGGGAACGAAACATTTCTCTGCTGACATTGATGTGATGTAaggaaggaaaactgcagatgctggtttaaatcgaaggtagacacaaaatactggagtaactctgcgggtcaggcagcatctctggagagaaggaatgggtaaccattcaaccagactgaagaagggtctcgaatcaaaacgtcacccattccttccctccagagatgctgcctgacccgctgagttactccagcattttggagtaTTTGGATTACTCCACCTTTGATGTGATTTTAAACTCTTTCCTTTTCCCACCAATGATGCATGCATGTtacatatagtcatagatagtaAGGCCTCTGTAAACACACTCTCCAGATCATCGAGATTAGAGGAAGATGGCATAGCACTTTTCTGGATTCATTGCCAATCAGCACAATGTATTGGCTGCAGATGGGCACAGACGTTGGTGTGGCATTGGCAGTCTTGCGGCTGAATGGCAACACTATGAGATTGGCAAAAGAGACCTGAACTGGTGGAGTTGGTTGACTTTGGAGTGGATGTTCACTCAATGATATATGCAGGTAATGTATCTTGTCAGTGCACAACTTTAGTACGGTCATACAAGCAAAGGTCAAGGGTGGCTTTTATAATGGTCTAAATTCAATGTCAATGTATTGGCTAATGCTTAATAGCCATATGTTAATTCTGCCCATTGTAATGGGAATACCAAAATCAAGGCCCAGTGTTTTTTTGTATACTTTAACAGATAATTTATTTTGACAGTTTTCAATTGAAAGTTAGGAAAACTGTTTGGGACTTTCCTTGTCATTGACTTTTTAACCTGTGCTGTACATTTTAGATACAGGTTTGGGAAATAACTCGTAGTTATGTGAAGGAAATAGTCTACATTGATTAAGGGAAGCAGCAGCTGGTGATCAATATATATATTTGAGGGCGAGTTTGTCGAAGTTGGAATCTTGTTTAAATATGACTCGGTTGTCCATGTCCAGTTGAATAATCAAGGTTCTGAATGTAGGTTTGAAGTGCCCAGTACATTAGttcatatattttttaacaagGGTCTCTACAGGGAGCACAAGAACTGTTGCCATTACAAATTCTCATATTCCATGTGGTTATTTTCTAGTTTCTTGAGCAGTAGTGCTGCCATGGTATCTGTGGTAGTTCAGTCTGCTGGTATTAGCCCACCTCTACGACCAACAGAGTGGGAATTTTTGGAGTACAAGGCATCACTTAAATGTCGTTAGAAAATTTATATCCGAACTTGTGTGATAGAAACTGCTTTGGTCACTGTAAACTTTGGGACCAAATCAGTCATAAATGCGTGAACTTGGAACAATGTGCTGCTATAATGTGAAGTGATGCGAAGTTCATGCCTTCAATTCCTTGTAGCTCAGGTGACTGGGAGATTAGTTTCCCCCTGAGGAAGACTGGGTATATTAAAAGATGCTGTAACTTTGTTTTAGGTACCGGAGCAGCGCCCAGAGTTCTTGACGTGAATATGAATCCCGCCATGGCAGCTGGGAAACTTAGATTGGGGTGATTAAATAAATCAAGTATTTAAGGAAAGAGGTAACTGGTAACTGTAACCATGAAGCCACCGGGTTGTTGTAAAAGACTCATCTGGTTCGCTAACGCCCCTCGGGGAAAGAAATCGTGTCATACTTACCTGGTCGGGCCTTGTAACCCCCCAATCAACCATCCAAAATGGCCGCCTCAGTTCAGGGCCaatcaggaatgggtgatgaatatTGGCATAGCAGTAATGTCCACATTCCAtgaatgaaatgttaaaaaattctAAGAATCAGTTTTCCAATCTAAGAGGCACATagagtagaatcaaggaactgcagacgctggtttgcacaaaaggacatgcagtgctagagtaactcagcaggtcaagcagcatctctggagaagatggacacaCTAGCAGCAGCCATGTTGCGGCACAgttgtagagttactgccttacagtgctatagaccctggtttgatcctgactacgagtgctgttgatagagtttgtacgttctccccatacaacctgcgtgggttctctctggtttcctcccacactccaaagacgtgcaggtttgtaggttaactggcttggacaTTGAAAATGAatcaataatactttattttgaccctactgtgtgtagggtagtgttaatgtgcgaggatcgctggtcggcgacggTCCGTGCTgtgttataaactaaactaaccttatTTTCTCATTAATTGTTTTGAAGAAACATGACCAAGTTGCTGATCAATGGGAATCGGGAGCTTAAATACAGGCTAGAGTTTATCCCTCTTGCAAATGCACGGGGAACAGTGCTGCATGGTTCATCCAGGCAGCTGCTGGGTTATCTTGGGACAAGCCTTCAAGTGAACTGTGGGGGGGTGATGTGCAAGGCAGTTCTACCCACTTTTGCAAAGAAATTGTGCATCTGTGGTTGCTAGGTGATTATTTGATCAAGCCTGTTGCCTTCGCCCCTGTTTCTAACTCGAGGAATGGACAGTTGCAATGAGCTAGGTAACATCCTTGATATCATACCACAGAGTAAATTCTGCGTTAAATACATTTCCCATTTGAGAGATTTAGTAGTTGGAAGGAATGCATTGATGCGTATGCACAGTGGGGCAGGTGGTCGAGCTGCCGCcttagtgcca includes:
- the pym1 gene encoding partner of Y14 and mago isoform X1; its protein translation is MSSSSSSSFPRCPPWKASGATSGALIMAAPYVTDETGKYIPASQRPDGTWRKPRRVREGYVPPEEVPVYENKFVKFFKSKPDLPPGLNADESDKSKQQQSKQDGELVGLSKSAKRNFKRKEKRKQQQECDGTAEADELSQTLQKTTIAGGSGNPSPLAAAALQGDHDGAEKAKKVKNLKKKLRQIDELQQKLDSGEIKQATKEQLEKLSRRKQLMEELEDVELGL
- the pym1 gene encoding partner of Y14 and mago isoform X2, whose protein sequence is MEAVPDADSGKYIPASQRPDGTWRKPRRVREGYVPPEEVPVYENKFVKFFKSKPDLPPGLNADESDKSKQQQSKQDGELVGLSKSAKRNFKRKEKRKQQQECDGTAEADELSQTLQKTTIAGGSGNPSPLAAAALQGDHDGAEKAKKVKNLKKKLRQIDELQQKLDSGEIKQATKEQLEKLSRRKQLMEELEDVELGL